A genomic segment from Gracilinanus agilis isolate LMUSP501 chromosome 1, AgileGrace, whole genome shotgun sequence encodes:
- the MOCS2 gene encoding molybdopterin synthase sulfur carrier subunit: MVPQSQVTVLYFARSAELAGVRSETFAVPQQIKSLKLWEEIESRHPRLADVRDQVIFAVRQEYVQLGDQLLFLQPGDEIAVIPPISGG; the protein is encoded by the exons ATGGTGCCTCAGAGCCAG GTTACTGTGTTGTATTTTGCAAGAAGTGCTGAATTAGCAGGTGTTCGTTCAGAGACCTTTGCTGTGCCACAACAGATTAAGTCTCTGAAGCTGTGGGAAGAGATTGAAAGTCGACATCCTAG GTTAGCTGATGTACGAGATCAAGTGATATTTGCTGTTCGTCAGGAATATGTCCAGCTTGGAGATCAACTCCTGTTCCTACAACCAGGCGACGAGATTGCAGTTATTCCCCCCATTAGTGGAGGATAA